In Scophthalmus maximus strain ysfricsl-2021 chromosome 16, ASM2237912v1, whole genome shotgun sequence, the following proteins share a genomic window:
- the ankfn1 gene encoding ankyrin repeat and fibronectin type-III domain-containing protein 1 isoform X5 — MTQQMQNLQLSQTRKCPGGPASPSAAKRLYRNLSEKLRGSTSSFEDAYFFGKTDRLRKASTMQGSDCLFEAVEQQDLDTVQVLLYQFSAEELDLNTPNSQGLTPLDIAVMTNNTPVAKLLLKAGGRESPHFVSVDSRDAYLSSLVVEAERRAADLAAQAQRDGLSLEAFHKDKQLRAWEWRSKLYKRMRTGFEHACAPEAPSMVRLSVSSCTTLTVTFQEPQCLNSAVVTKYRVEWSCLKDFSLLAGEMVLDNLQNLKFTISSLSTGRLYYVRVSAYNMKGWGPHASSLPPSAAPSNWRESDGREPRRRGHIEAMERLLQQVRATHTHYCCGDSSKLQNTSRKQSVSRSLKHLFNSSNKFVKTLKRGIYLAVVFYQKDRLLVTAEDQIPIVEVDDSYSSSLTQDFLWFTKLSCLWEDVRWLRQSMSVSMSSSSTLQARHKMLTAAGQMQNLLGTHNLGRVHYEPIKDRHGNVLLVAIRDVESQHSLLSGKWLQVTKLQSQRKSLSTPEEPYALDILIITIQDMLAFQRRSSHRLAPGLYLGFLKLSSSVDQIRVVVSQRSPNMLCHTRVRENANVSRDEWDWIQKLSDVTREEGEGGGPRAESHAPLLFYELQTAIKALLKHINLPLHQARHFRLYSHEVVELGHGVSFLLLLPAADEVCSAPGQSNPFTPLSGFLHLPLQMFELVHFCTYREKFISLCCRLSSVLDLDALITQQALREAISDGEVATAKQTHQLILDYIQQLDEMRRDLRWITDALQYARYKQPHGGVPITCLVDANAPESNSDQQKTDSTSSTMDYLPTPSPSPELRRRKAVSDSLPGSDEDGSSEVFLPTDSDYDSSDALSPRELDLLYSPAQDLSQQAVHSLGGSAPDVLQIHELRTLPTSPTLPLSLPLSPALSNTTKTLEGLSVSKGHQEDVTPSRALANPPAKRKLLSRSHRGQYFSGPQRWLRGHRGESHTGSLSEGVYTKQLDLDPPLPGDPPAPQGATYVSHASCVLESRKGRQREPRPHVRRIFVEPLGHETGWEEGEEPGGEMTERGAAACVSVVVARKESGGDGEEPEGAAAQDVDSDDQTNAQVSEILSSTL; from the exons ATGACGCAGCAGATGCAGAACCTGCAGTTGTCCCAGACCAGGAAGTGTCCCGGTGGGCCGGCCTCCCCCAGCGCCGCCAAGCGCCTCTACAGGAACCTGTCGGAGAAGCTGCGGGGAAGCACCTCCTCCTTCGAAGACGCCTACTTCTTCGGGAAGACGGATCGTCTCCGCAAGGCGTCG ACGATGCAGGGCAGCGACTGTCTCTTCGAGGCAGTGGAGCAGCAGGACCTGGACACGGTGCAGGTTCTGCTCTACCAGTTCTCGGCCGAGGAGCTGGACCTGAACACCCCCAACAGCCAGGGCCTGACGCCGCTCGACATCGCCGTCATGACCAACAACACGCCCGTCgccaagctgctgctgaaggccGGCGGCAGGGAGAGTCCACACT ttgtGAGCGTGGACAGTCGGGACGCCTACCTCAGCTCTCTGGTGGTGGAGGCGGAGCGGCGGGCTGCCGACCTGGCGGCGCAGGCTCAGCGGGACGGTCTGTCGCTGGAGGCCTTTCACAAGGACAAGCAGCTGAGGGCCTGGGAGTGGAGGAGCAAACTGTACAAGCGCATGAGGACGGGCTTCGAGCACGCAT GTGCCCCGGAGGCCCCGTCCATGGTTCGTCTGAGCGTGAGCAGTTGCACCACGCTGACCGTCACGTTTCAGGAGCCGCAGTGTCTCAACTCCGCGGTGGTGACGAAATACAGAG TGGAGTGGAGTTGTCTGAAGGATTTCTCGCTGCTCGCTGGAGAGATGGTGTTGGATAATCTGCAGAACCTGAAGTTCACCATCAGCAGCCTGAGCAcg ggTCGACTCTACTACGTCAGAGTGTCGGCCTATAACATGAAGGGCTGGGGTCCGcacgcctcctccctccctccatctgcaGCTCCGTCCA ATTGGAGGGAGAGTGACGGCCGAGAGCCCCGGAGGCGAGGACACATCGAGGCCATGGAGCGTCTGCTGCAGCAGGTCCgggccacgcacacacactactgctGCGGAG ACTCGTCCAAGTTGCAAAACACGAGCAGGAAGCAGTCGGTCTCCAGGAGCCTCAAGCATCTCTTCAACTCCTCCAACAAGtttgtgaaaacactgaaaag GGGGATCTACCTGGCGGTCGTCTTCTACCAGAAGGACCGTTTGCTGGTGACGGCTGAGGACCAGATCCCCATCGTGGAGGTGGACGACTCGTACAGCAGCTCCCTCACGCAGGACTTCCTGTGGTTCACCAAG ctgtcCTGTCTGTGGGAGGACGTCCGGTGGCTGAGGCAGAGCATGTCGGTGTCcatgtcgtcctcctccaccctgcaggCCCGACACAAGATGCTCACCGCCGCCGGACAGATGCAG AACCTCCTGGGGACCCACAACCTGGGCCGCGTCCACTACGAGCCCATCAAGGATCGCCACGGCAACGTGCTGCTTGTGGCGATCCGAGACGTGGAGAGTCAGCACTCGCTGCTCAGCGGGAAGTGGCTGCAGGTGACGAAGCTGCAGAGCCAGAGGAAGTCGCTGTCGACGCCCGAGGAGCCGTACGCGCTCgacatcctcatcatcaccatccag GACATGTTGGCGTTCCAGCGGCGCAGCTCTCACCGTCTGGCTCCAGGTCTCTATCTGGGCTTCCTGAagctcagcagctctgtggaCCAGATCAGAGTCGTGGTGTCGCAGCGGAGCCCTAACATGCTCTGTCACACCCGCGTACGAGAGAACGCCAACGTGTCCAG GGACGAGTGGGACTGGATCCAGAAGCTGTCGGACGTCACcagggaggagggcgaggggggCGGACCCAGGGCAGAGAGCCACGCCCCCTTACTGTTCTACGAGCTGCAGACGGCGATCAAGGCCCTGCTGAAGCACATCAACCTACCTCTGCACCAG gcCCGTCACTTCCGTCTCTACAGTCACGAGGTGGTGGAGCTCGGTCACGGCgtctccttcctgctgctgctgccagcgGCCGATGAAGTTTGCTCCGCCCCCGGTCAGTCCAACCCCTTCACCCCGCTGTCAGGGTTCCTGCACCTCCCCCTGCAGATGTTCGAACTgg ttcACTTCTGCACCTACAGAGAGAAGTTCATCAGTCTGTGCTGCCGCCTGTCCTCCGTCCTGGACCTGGACGCCCTCATTACCCAGCAGGCACTGCGGGAGGCCATCAGCGACGGCGAGGTGGCCACAGCCAAACAGACACATCAGCTCATACTGGACTACATCCAG CAACTGGACGAGATGCGTCGCGACCTCCGCTGGATCACCGACGCGCTGCAGTACGCTCGCTACAAGCAGCCTCACGGCGGCGTGCCGATCACCTGCCTGGTGGACGCCAACGCCCCCGAGAGCAACTCCGACCAGCAGAAGACGGACTCCACCTCCTCGACCATGGACTACCTGCCCACGCCTTCGCCCTCGCCTGAACTGCGCCGGAGGAAAGCTGTCAGCG ACTCTCTTCCCGGCTCCGACGAAGACGGGTCCTCCGAGGTTTTTCTGCCGACGGATAGCGACTACGACTCCAGCGACGCCCTTAGCCCCCGCGAGCTGGACCTGCTCTACTCTCCGGCCCAGGACCTGTCCCAGCAGGCCGTGCACTCGCTGGGCGGCAGCGCCCCTGACGTGCTCCAGATCCACGAGCTCAG gaccctccccacctctccgaccctccctctgtccctcccacTCTCCCCGGCTCTGTCCAACACCACCAAGACTCTGGAGGGCCTCTCCGTGTCCAAGGGTCACCAGGAGGACGTCACCCCCTCGAGGGCCCTCGCCAACCCCCCCGCCAAGCGCAAACTGCTCTCCAGGAGTCACAGGGGCCAGTACTTCAGCGGGCCCCAGCGCTGGCTGAGGGGCCACAGGGGGGAGAGCCACACCGGATCTTTGTCTGAGGGCGTCTACACCAAGCAGCTCGATCTGGACCCGCCCCTGCCCGGGGACCCGCCCGCCCCACAGGGCGCCACCTACGTCAGTCACGCCTCATGTGTCCTGGAGAGCCGGAAGGGCCGGCAGCGGGAGCCCCGGCCCCACGTCCGAAGGATCTTTGTGGAGCCCCTGGGTCACGAGACGggctgggaggagggggaggagcctggcGGGGAGAtgacagagaggggggcggCCGCCTGCGTGTCGGTGGTCGTGGCCCGGAAAGAGTCTGGAGGGGATGGGGAGGAGCCAGAAGGAGCCGCCGCCCAGGATGTGGACTCAGACGACCAGACCAACGCCCAGGTGTCAGAGATACTGAGCAGCACGCTGTAG